The following are encoded together in the Triticum dicoccoides isolate Atlit2015 ecotype Zavitan chromosome 6B, WEW_v2.0, whole genome shotgun sequence genome:
- the LOC119322761 gene encoding probable magnesium transporter NIPA8 isoform X1 translates to MGDWIIGALINIVGSVAINFGTNLLKLGHDQREKLYSSNNQSDGKFVPRSVMYFQTWRIGILFFAVGNCLNFMSFAYAAQSLLAALGSIQFVSNIAFAYVVLNKTISVKVMVATTFIVFGNVFLVSFGNHQSPVYTPEQLIAKYSNLVFVLYCMSLVFVVALSQYLYRCGETILSDNAKDTSTHWRTLLPFSYAIVSGAIGSCSVLFAKSLSNMLRLTMSSRYQFHSWFTYSILLLFLCTAGFWMARLNEGLSLFDAILIVPMFQIAWTFFSICTGFVYFQEYQVFDTLRIIMFLLGMTFVFIGISLLAPDENKVADTKDGSNATKDAAIDMNSEAHVSGNCRPRKLPMEETEVDDMDSFSTSVKVKAKCILSRAKSACSMSLGLGEETISASSVLAMPMVSSRTTGFRGIRTDRSKYIPLGSTDWDNL, encoded by the exons ATGGGCGACTGGATTATAGGAGCGTTGATCAATATTGTGGGTAGTGTTGCCATAAACTTTGGTACTAATCTTCTCAAATTGGGCCATGATCAG AGAGAAAAGCtctactcaagtaacaatcaaagCGATGGCAAATTCGTCCCAAGATCAGTTATGTATTTTCAGACTTGGAGAATAG GTATACTCTTTTTCGCTGTGGGGAACTGCCTAAACTTCATGTCCTTTGCATATGCCGCACAG TCACTTCTTGCAGCTCTTGGATCAATTCAGTTTGTATCCAATATTGCATTTGCCTACGTTGTGTTGAACAAGACCATTTCAGTGAA GGTCATGGTAGCCACAACTTTTATTGTCTTCGGCAATGTCTTCTTAGTTTCCTTCGGCAATCACCAATCTCCTG TTTATACTCCGGAGCAGCTGATTGCGAAATACAGCAACTTGGTCTTTGTTCTCTATTGTATGTCATTGGTCTTTGTTGTTGCACTCAGTCAATATCTCTATAG GTGTGGAGAGACAATTCTTTCAGATAATGCAAAAGATACTAGCACACATTGGCGAACACTGCTGCCCTTTTCTTACGCTATTGTATCTGGTGCCATTGGATCTTGCTCCGTCTTGTTTGCGAAATCACT GTCTAACATGCTGAGGCTGACCATGAGCAGCAGATACCAATTCCACAGCTGGTTCACATACTCAATTCTTCTGTTATTTCTCTGTACAGCTGGATTTTGG ATGGCGAGACTGAATGAAGGACTGTCTCTGTTTGATGCAATACTGATTGTCCCAATGTTTCAGATTGCATGGACTTTCTTCTCTATTTGTACAGGATTTGTTTACTTTCAAGAGTATCAA GTGTTTGATACACTCAGGATAATAATGTTCCTGCTGGGCATGACATTTGTCTTCATAGGCATATCCTTGCTAGCACCTGATGAAAATAAAG TAGCTGACACCAAAGATGGCTCTAACGCCACAAAGGACGCGGCAATTGATATGAACAG TGAAGCACATGTATCAGGAAATTGCAGGCCAAGAAAGTTGCCGATGGAGGAGACGGAAGTAGATGATATGGACTCATTCTCAACCTCAGTAAAAGTGAAAGCAAAATGCATATTGTCGAGAGCAAAG TCGGCTTGCTCCATGTCACTTGGCCTTGGGGAGGAGACCATCAGCGCTTCTTCGGTGCTTGCAATGCCAATGGTTTCCTCAAGAACAACAGGGTTTAGGGGAATTCGAACTGACCGATCAAAGTACATTCCCCTGGGGTCCACTGATTGGGATAATCTATAG
- the LOC119322761 gene encoding probable magnesium transporter NIPA8 isoform X2, with the protein MGDWIIGALINIVGSVAINFGTNLLKLGHDQREKLYSSNNQSDGKFVPRSVMYFQTWRIGILFFAVGNCLNFMSFAYAAQSLLAALGSIQFVSNIAFAYVVLNKTISVKVMVATTFIVFGNVFLVSFGNHQSPVYTPEQLIAKYSNLVFVLYCMSLVFVVALSQYLYRCGETILSDNAKDTSTHWRTLLPFSYAIVSGAIGSCSVLFAKSLSNMLRLTMSSRYQFHSWFTYSILLLFLCTAGFWMARLNEGLSLFDAILIVPMFQIAWTFFSICTGFVYFQEYQVFDTLRIIMFLLGMTFVFIGISLLAPDENKADTKDGSNATKDAAIDMNSEAHVSGNCRPRKLPMEETEVDDMDSFSTSVKVKAKCILSRAKSACSMSLGLGEETISASSVLAMPMVSSRTTGFRGIRTDRSKYIPLGSTDWDNL; encoded by the exons ATGGGCGACTGGATTATAGGAGCGTTGATCAATATTGTGGGTAGTGTTGCCATAAACTTTGGTACTAATCTTCTCAAATTGGGCCATGATCAG AGAGAAAAGCtctactcaagtaacaatcaaagCGATGGCAAATTCGTCCCAAGATCAGTTATGTATTTTCAGACTTGGAGAATAG GTATACTCTTTTTCGCTGTGGGGAACTGCCTAAACTTCATGTCCTTTGCATATGCCGCACAG TCACTTCTTGCAGCTCTTGGATCAATTCAGTTTGTATCCAATATTGCATTTGCCTACGTTGTGTTGAACAAGACCATTTCAGTGAA GGTCATGGTAGCCACAACTTTTATTGTCTTCGGCAATGTCTTCTTAGTTTCCTTCGGCAATCACCAATCTCCTG TTTATACTCCGGAGCAGCTGATTGCGAAATACAGCAACTTGGTCTTTGTTCTCTATTGTATGTCATTGGTCTTTGTTGTTGCACTCAGTCAATATCTCTATAG GTGTGGAGAGACAATTCTTTCAGATAATGCAAAAGATACTAGCACACATTGGCGAACACTGCTGCCCTTTTCTTACGCTATTGTATCTGGTGCCATTGGATCTTGCTCCGTCTTGTTTGCGAAATCACT GTCTAACATGCTGAGGCTGACCATGAGCAGCAGATACCAATTCCACAGCTGGTTCACATACTCAATTCTTCTGTTATTTCTCTGTACAGCTGGATTTTGG ATGGCGAGACTGAATGAAGGACTGTCTCTGTTTGATGCAATACTGATTGTCCCAATGTTTCAGATTGCATGGACTTTCTTCTCTATTTGTACAGGATTTGTTTACTTTCAAGAGTATCAA GTGTTTGATACACTCAGGATAATAATGTTCCTGCTGGGCATGACATTTGTCTTCATAGGCATATCCTTGCTAGCACCTGATGAAAATAAAG CTGACACCAAAGATGGCTCTAACGCCACAAAGGACGCGGCAATTGATATGAACAG TGAAGCACATGTATCAGGAAATTGCAGGCCAAGAAAGTTGCCGATGGAGGAGACGGAAGTAGATGATATGGACTCATTCTCAACCTCAGTAAAAGTGAAAGCAAAATGCATATTGTCGAGAGCAAAG TCGGCTTGCTCCATGTCACTTGGCCTTGGGGAGGAGACCATCAGCGCTTCTTCGGTGCTTGCAATGCCAATGGTTTCCTCAAGAACAACAGGGTTTAGGGGAATTCGAACTGACCGATCAAAGTACATTCCCCTGGGGTCCACTGATTGGGATAATCTATAG